One region of Actinomycetota bacterium genomic DNA includes:
- the alaS gene encoding alanine--tRNA ligase, producing the protein MDSAEIRSRFLRYYADRGHQIVPSASLLLDDPTLLFVNAGMVPFKPYFLGEAPAPYPRATSVQKCVRTGDIEEVGKTTRHASFFQMAGNFSFGDYFKELAIPMAWELLTSSVADGGYGFPEDKLWATVYLDDDEAIDIWHKQVGLPLDRIQRRGMADNFWSMGIPGPCGPCSEIYYDRGPEHGRDGGPVADEDRYLEVWNLVFMQSERGAGPAKEDYPILADLPAKNIDTGMGLERMAALLQGVDNIYEIDTTRGILDRAVELSGTRYGATPKSDVALRVIADHARTCAFLIGDGVLPGNEGRGYVLRRLMRRVIRNMRLLGAQDPSMGELIDATVLTMAPQYPELNDEVNRIRQIAIAEEAVFIQTLRAGTTIFDTAAQGIRSTGGSTVSGEQAFALHDTYGFPIDLTLEMAAEQGLQVDEEGFRTLMGQQRERAKADARERKVGLTATTAYRDILETGGRTSFTGYTEVDSEATIIGLVRDGATVAAASAGEHLEIILDRSPFYAESGGQLGDRGRIVSSTGAVAEVYDVQMPVPGLFVHRSEVRSGEFASGMSVVGHVDIQRRRAISRAHTATHLIHRAFREELGDTATQMGSENAPGRLRFDFPSSTPIAPDVMQSVEARVNEVLLEDLAVTAHQMSQADARALGAMALFGEKYGDQVRVISVGDWAHELCGGTHAQRSGQLGVVTFLGEGSIGTGVRRVEALVGADAYQFLAREHVLVNRLTELLKVPAEQIPDRIERTIASLKTAERDLEKVRKSALSASVDDVIGAAVEIGPVHVWAFQAPEGMDAAALREVVVQVKGRNRSGVPVVLFGTVVADGKVSAIAAANEQAIALGVGANILLAAALPLLGGRGGGKPDLAQGGGTHPAGVADAIEAVKASITARVSN; encoded by the coding sequence GTGGATTCCGCTGAGATTCGCAGTCGCTTCCTGCGCTACTACGCCGATCGAGGGCACCAGATTGTGCCGTCGGCTTCGTTGCTGCTTGATGACCCCACACTGTTGTTCGTCAACGCAGGCATGGTGCCCTTCAAGCCGTATTTCCTTGGGGAGGCTCCAGCCCCATACCCGCGGGCAACCAGCGTCCAGAAGTGCGTCCGTACCGGCGATATCGAGGAGGTCGGCAAGACCACTCGGCACGCCTCCTTCTTCCAGATGGCTGGCAATTTCTCCTTCGGTGACTATTTCAAGGAATTGGCCATTCCGATGGCCTGGGAACTGCTGACGAGTTCGGTGGCTGATGGTGGCTACGGCTTCCCCGAGGACAAGTTGTGGGCGACGGTCTATCTGGATGACGATGAGGCCATCGACATCTGGCACAAGCAGGTGGGCTTGCCGCTTGATCGCATTCAGCGCCGCGGCATGGCCGACAACTTCTGGTCGATGGGGATACCCGGGCCCTGCGGTCCCTGCTCGGAGATCTACTACGACCGTGGTCCAGAGCATGGTCGCGATGGTGGTCCGGTGGCTGATGAGGATCGCTACCTCGAAGTCTGGAACCTGGTCTTCATGCAGTCCGAGCGTGGAGCCGGGCCAGCCAAGGAGGACTACCCGATCCTTGCGGATTTGCCAGCGAAGAACATCGACACAGGTATGGGGCTGGAACGCATGGCAGCGCTCCTGCAGGGCGTGGACAACATCTACGAAATCGACACCACGCGCGGAATTCTTGATCGTGCAGTCGAACTGAGCGGCACTCGGTACGGGGCCACCCCAAAGTCCGATGTCGCGCTGCGAGTGATTGCAGATCATGCGCGTACATGTGCCTTCCTCATCGGTGACGGAGTCCTGCCGGGCAACGAAGGCCGCGGATACGTCTTGCGTCGTTTGATGCGTCGCGTCATCCGCAACATGCGACTGCTTGGTGCTCAGGATCCCAGCATGGGTGAGCTCATAGACGCCACTGTGCTGACGATGGCTCCGCAGTACCCAGAGCTCAATGACGAGGTCAATCGCATTCGTCAGATCGCCATCGCTGAGGAGGCAGTCTTCATTCAGACCCTGCGGGCTGGAACCACGATCTTCGACACGGCAGCCCAAGGCATTCGTTCAACAGGTGGCAGCACCGTTTCGGGTGAACAGGCCTTTGCACTGCACGACACTTATGGCTTTCCCATTGATCTGACCTTGGAGATGGCGGCAGAGCAGGGACTTCAGGTTGATGAAGAAGGCTTCCGCACGTTGATGGGCCAGCAGCGCGAACGAGCCAAGGCTGACGCTCGCGAACGCAAGGTTGGCCTAACGGCAACTACTGCCTACCGCGACATTCTTGAGACAGGTGGGCGCACAAGCTTCACCGGCTACACCGAGGTTGATTCCGAAGCCACCATCATCGGACTGGTGCGTGATGGGGCTACGGTTGCGGCGGCTTCAGCAGGTGAGCATCTGGAAATCATTCTTGATCGTTCGCCCTTCTACGCCGAATCTGGCGGGCAGCTGGGTGATCGTGGCCGCATCGTTTCGTCAACCGGCGCTGTCGCTGAGGTGTATGACGTACAGATGCCCGTGCCAGGGCTTTTCGTCCATCGCAGTGAAGTGCGATCGGGTGAATTCGCTTCAGGAATGAGCGTCGTTGGCCACGTCGATATCCAACGTCGTCGGGCAATCTCGCGGGCGCACACGGCCACCCACCTCATCCATCGCGCCTTTCGCGAAGAACTCGGTGACACCGCCACTCAGATGGGATCTGAGAACGCACCGGGTCGCCTGCGTTTCGATTTTCCAAGTTCCACACCAATCGCTCCTGATGTCATGCAGTCCGTTGAGGCTCGCGTCAACGAGGTGCTGTTGGAGGATCTCGCGGTAACTGCGCATCAGATGTCTCAGGCGGACGCACGAGCCCTTGGCGCAATGGCACTGTTCGGCGAGAAGTACGGCGATCAGGTACGTGTCATCTCAGTGGGGGACTGGGCGCATGAACTGTGTGGCGGTACTCACGCACAGCGGTCCGGGCAATTGGGCGTAGTCACCTTCCTTGGCGAAGGCTCCATCGGTACCGGAGTGCGAAGGGTGGAGGCTCTCGTTGGAGCCGACGCCTATCAATTCCTGGCCCGCGAACACGTGCTCGTGAATCGACTCACCGAACTGCTGAAGGTTCCTGCTGAGCAGATCCCTGATCGGATCGAACGCACGATTGCCTCGCTCAAGACTGCCGAGCGCGACCTGGAGAAAGTGCGCAAGTCTGCGTTGTCGGCAAGTGTTGACGACGTCATCGGGGCAGCAGTTGAGATCGGTCCCGTGCACGTGTGGGCCTTCCAAGCACCCGAGGGCATGGATGCGGCGGCATTGCGCGAAGTGGTCGTGCAGGTCAAGGGCAGAAATCGGTCCGGTGTGCCGGTAGTCCTCTTTGGCACAGTTGTCGCAGACGGAAAAGTCTCGGCAATTGCTGCAGCCAACGAGCAGGCCATCGCTCTGGGAGTGGGCGCCAACATTCTCCTCGCCGCCGCGCTGCCGCTCTTGGGCGGACGAGGCGGTGGCAAACCAGACCTCGCCCAAGGTGGCGGAACTCACCCGGCAGGGGTTGCAGACGCAATTGAAGCCGTGAAGGCAAGCATCACGGCTCGGGTGTCCAACTGA
- a CDS encoding replication-associated recombination protein A, producing the protein MTLFDESHALAPLAVRMRPSSVDDVVGQEAALGPGTPLRNLLTGQGSAISVILWGPPGTGKTTLASLVSLVSGRSFEELSAVTAGVKDVRAVIDSARARSSVSGQGTVLFIDEVHRFSKSQQDALLPAVENGWVTLIAATTENPSFSVISPLLSRSLVVTLQPLTDVDIDLLLRRALHDPRGFDDRFAIDDQAMVDLVHLSIGDARRGLTALEAAAIAADSAGSSVICLEHVEQAVQHVALRYDKDGDQHYDVISAFIKSVRGSDPDAALHYLARMLEAGEDPRFIARRLMILASEDIGMADPQVLQTAVAAAQSVAIVGMPEAQIILAHATIHAALAPKSNAVVTAIGAAANDVRRGRVGSVPIWLRDAHYPGAKDHGHGAQYIYPHDLPEGVVAQTYLPEVLQGVRYYRPSQHGAEAAWSKVAERLAQLRSGQNENPEH; encoded by the coding sequence ATGACCCTGTTCGACGAGAGCCATGCGCTTGCCCCGCTGGCTGTTCGGATGCGGCCTTCGTCGGTTGACGACGTCGTTGGCCAAGAGGCGGCACTAGGCCCGGGTACTCCGCTTCGCAACCTGCTGACGGGTCAGGGCTCGGCGATCTCAGTCATTCTGTGGGGTCCGCCTGGCACCGGAAAAACCACTCTTGCCTCGCTCGTGTCCCTGGTCTCCGGGCGCAGTTTCGAAGAGCTCTCGGCCGTAACTGCCGGCGTGAAGGATGTGCGCGCAGTCATTGATTCGGCTCGAGCCCGATCCTCGGTCAGCGGGCAGGGCACGGTGCTGTTCATCGACGAGGTGCATCGATTCAGCAAGAGCCAGCAGGATGCCCTGTTGCCGGCAGTCGAGAATGGCTGGGTAACGCTGATCGCGGCCACAACTGAGAACCCCAGTTTCTCTGTGATCTCACCTCTGCTGTCCCGCAGCCTTGTGGTGACCCTGCAGCCGCTGACCGACGTGGATATCGACCTGCTGCTTCGGCGAGCCCTGCATGACCCTCGTGGATTCGACGATCGATTTGCGATCGATGATCAGGCAATGGTGGATCTCGTGCATCTGAGTATCGGGGATGCGCGGCGAGGACTCACAGCCCTGGAGGCGGCGGCCATCGCGGCAGACTCAGCTGGATCGTCGGTCATTTGCCTGGAGCATGTTGAACAGGCCGTCCAGCATGTGGCCTTGCGCTACGACAAGGATGGCGATCAGCACTATGACGTGATCAGCGCCTTCATCAAGAGTGTGCGAGGCAGTGATCCAGATGCCGCTTTGCACTATCTGGCCAGAATGCTGGAGGCAGGGGAGGATCCGCGTTTTATCGCGCGCCGGCTCATGATCCTTGCCAGCGAAGACATCGGCATGGCTGATCCACAAGTGCTGCAGACCGCCGTGGCGGCGGCGCAGTCGGTGGCGATCGTTGGCATGCCCGAGGCTCAGATCATCCTTGCGCACGCCACGATTCATGCAGCCCTCGCACCCAAATCCAATGCAGTCGTCACGGCCATCGGCGCGGCAGCAAATGATGTGCGTCGGGGTCGGGTCGGCTCAGTTCCCATTTGGCTTCGCGATGCCCATTACCCCGGAGCCAAGGATCACGGGCACGGCGCGCAGTACATCTACCCCCACGACCTGCCAGAAGGCGTGGTAGCGCAGACATATCTGCCAGAGGTGCTGCAGGGAGTTCGCTACTACCGACCTTCACAGCATGGCGCCGAGGCAGCTTGGTCCAAGGTTGCCGAACGGCTTGCGCAACTGCGTAGCGGACAGAACGAGAATCCCGAGCATTAA
- the aspS gene encoding aspartate--tRNA ligase, protein MIRSVLAGTLRAADSGTTVTLAGWIASRRDHGGVAFLDLRDSSGVVQVVVHDPEIAHGLRDEYCLQVTGQVGIRPAGNENPDLPTGEIEVMSTQLTVLSVAAPLPFPIDDRVAVGDEVRLKYRYLDLRRQSAGDALRMRSKVNQLARDVLLGRDFIEIETPTLTRSTPEGARDFLVPVRLQPGDWYALPQSPQLFKQLLMVGGMERYFQIARCYRDEDFRADRQPEFTQLDIEMSFVEQEDIIELGEAIIGALWQGILAHEIGEIPRMTYHEAMRRFGSDKPDLRFGLELVELTDFFFDTPFRVFQSEYVGAVVMPGGADQPRRQFDAWQEWAKQRGAKGLAYITVDAEGELGGPVAKNLSDNERAGIVDATGAKPGDCIFFAAGKPSESRMLLGAVRGEIAERQGLIEEGSWSFLWVVDAPMFELTDDGGWTAVHHPFTSPNHDWIDNFETAPSDALAWAYDIVCNGNEIGGGSIRIHQADVQQRVFGLLGMSQEEANDKFGFLLEAFKFGPPPHGGIAFGWDRICMLLAGAPSLRDVIAFPKTGGGQDPLTGAPTPITGLQRKEAGIDGPPVRAHTVSS, encoded by the coding sequence GTGATTCGATCCGTCCTGGCAGGCACGCTGCGGGCAGCAGACTCTGGGACCACCGTCACCCTGGCGGGCTGGATCGCCAGCCGTCGTGACCATGGTGGAGTTGCCTTTCTTGATCTTCGTGACTCCTCTGGTGTGGTCCAAGTCGTGGTGCACGACCCGGAAATCGCGCACGGCCTGCGTGATGAGTACTGCCTGCAGGTCACCGGCCAGGTCGGCATTCGCCCCGCTGGCAATGAGAATCCTGATCTGCCCACCGGCGAGATTGAGGTCATGTCCACCCAGCTGACGGTGCTGTCAGTTGCCGCGCCTCTGCCCTTTCCGATCGACGATCGCGTTGCTGTGGGCGACGAGGTCCGACTGAAGTACCGCTATCTGGATCTTCGCCGCCAATCTGCCGGTGACGCCCTTCGCATGCGCTCCAAGGTCAATCAATTGGCCAGAGATGTACTCCTTGGTCGGGATTTCATCGAGATCGAGACACCGACACTGACGCGCTCGACCCCTGAAGGTGCGCGTGACTTCCTTGTTCCTGTTCGCCTGCAGCCAGGTGACTGGTATGCCCTGCCGCAATCACCGCAGCTCTTCAAGCAGCTGCTGATGGTTGGCGGGATGGAACGCTATTTCCAGATCGCCCGCTGCTATCGCGACGAGGACTTCCGAGCCGATCGGCAACCCGAGTTCACTCAACTCGACATTGAGATGTCCTTCGTTGAGCAAGAGGACATCATTGAACTTGGCGAGGCCATCATTGGCGCGCTGTGGCAGGGCATCCTCGCTCATGAGATTGGCGAGATTCCTCGCATGACCTATCACGAGGCCATGCGTCGCTTTGGCTCAGACAAGCCAGATCTTCGTTTCGGACTGGAACTTGTCGAGCTCACCGACTTCTTCTTTGACACTCCGTTCCGAGTATTTCAGTCCGAGTACGTCGGTGCTGTGGTCATGCCGGGCGGCGCTGACCAACCACGCCGGCAATTCGATGCCTGGCAGGAATGGGCAAAGCAGCGCGGCGCCAAGGGCTTGGCCTACATCACGGTCGATGCCGAAGGTGAACTCGGCGGGCCGGTGGCCAAGAACCTCAGCGACAACGAGCGCGCAGGGATCGTGGATGCTACTGGCGCCAAGCCGGGCGACTGCATCTTCTTTGCTGCGGGCAAGCCATCTGAGTCACGCATGCTGCTGGGTGCTGTCCGCGGTGAGATTGCCGAGCGTCAGGGGCTCATTGAAGAAGGCAGTTGGTCCTTCCTTTGGGTCGTGGACGCCCCAATGTTCGAACTCACTGACGATGGTGGCTGGACAGCTGTGCACCACCCATTTACTTCGCCGAACCATGACTGGATCGACAACTTCGAGACGGCGCCAAGTGACGCTCTGGCCTGGGCCTACGACATCGTCTGCAACGGAAATGAAATCGGCGGTGGTTCGATCAGAATCCATCAGGCTGATGTGCAGCAGCGAGTCTTTGGACTGCTGGGCATGAGCCAGGAGGAGGCCAATGACAAATTCGGCTTTCTGCTTGAAGCGTTCAAGTTTGGCCCACCTCCGCATGGCGGCATTGCATTTGGCTGGGATCGCATCTGCATGCTCCTTGCAGGGGCCCCCTCGCTCCGCGATGTGATTGCCTTTCCCAAGACAGGTGGCGGGCAGGATCCCTTGACCGGTGCGCCGACGCCTATCACCGGACTGCAGCGCAAGGAAGCCGGCATTGACGGCCCGCCAGTGCGAGCACATACGGTTTCCTCCTAG
- the hisS gene encoding histidine--tRNA ligase, giving the protein MQAPKGVPEYFPPRSTAFLEVREALTAPARMAGYGYVELPVFEDTALYVRGVGESTDVVAKEMYTFQDRGGRSLSLRPEGTAGVMRLVIEHGLDRGQLPVKVWYSGPFFRAERPQQGRYRQLQQVGVEAIGSMDPALDAEVIAIADAGFRSLGLQQFTLQLTSLGCAQCRPVYRALLQEFLAALDLDEATRERAAINPLRVLDDKRTEVQALLVGAPYMVDHLCPECREHYDEVRQHLRAVNVEWTEAPALVRGLDYYTRTAFEFSHPLLGAQSGIGGGGRYDGLMESLGGQALSGIGFGIGTDRTLLACEAEHLSIGRDPLIDVFAVPIGKEAKSKLVALAAELRRSGIRVDLAFGDRGLKGAMKAADRSGAPWVLVVGEQELSDGTSVIRDMSRGEQEIVAWESVQPTLAGKIAEQTLSSTKGVHS; this is encoded by the coding sequence ATGCAGGCGCCAAAAGGTGTCCCTGAATATTTTCCGCCACGCAGTACTGCATTTCTTGAGGTGCGCGAAGCTCTGACCGCACCAGCCCGGATGGCTGGCTACGGCTATGTCGAACTTCCGGTCTTCGAGGACACTGCCTTGTACGTGCGCGGGGTAGGCGAGTCCACAGATGTGGTGGCTAAGGAGATGTACACATTCCAGGACCGCGGTGGGCGTTCGCTGTCGCTTCGTCCTGAAGGCACCGCTGGTGTCATGCGACTGGTGATTGAGCACGGACTTGATCGCGGCCAACTCCCGGTGAAGGTCTGGTATTCCGGGCCCTTCTTCCGTGCTGAGCGCCCGCAGCAGGGTCGCTATCGCCAACTGCAGCAGGTCGGAGTCGAAGCCATCGGATCAATGGACCCCGCTCTCGACGCTGAAGTCATTGCCATTGCAGATGCCGGCTTTCGTTCACTTGGCCTTCAGCAGTTCACCTTGCAACTGACTTCTCTTGGCTGCGCTCAGTGTCGTCCGGTGTATCGAGCCCTCCTCCAGGAGTTTCTCGCCGCCCTCGACCTCGATGAGGCCACGCGCGAGCGGGCGGCAATCAACCCGCTGCGCGTCCTGGATGACAAGCGCACAGAAGTGCAAGCGCTGCTCGTGGGTGCGCCATACATGGTTGATCATCTCTGCCCTGAGTGTCGCGAGCACTATGACGAGGTTCGTCAGCATCTTCGGGCCGTCAACGTCGAGTGGACTGAAGCACCAGCACTTGTGCGCGGCTTGGACTACTACACCCGGACGGCCTTTGAATTCAGTCATCCACTCCTCGGTGCGCAGTCGGGTATCGGCGGCGGCGGCCGCTATGACGGACTGATGGAATCCCTGGGAGGTCAGGCGCTCTCAGGCATCGGCTTTGGCATTGGGACAGACAGAACTCTGCTTGCGTGCGAGGCAGAGCACTTGAGCATCGGTAGAGACCCGCTGATTGACGTATTTGCCGTTCCCATCGGCAAGGAGGCCAAGAGCAAGCTGGTCGCACTTGCCGCAGAACTTCGGCGCAGCGGCATCCGGGTCGATCTGGCCTTCGGTGACCGCGGGCTCAAGGGCGCTATGAAGGCTGCAGATCGCAGCGGTGCGCCCTGGGTACTGGTCGTGGGTGAGCAGGAGCTTTCCGATGGCACGTCGGTGATCCGAGATATGTCGCGTGGTGAGCAGGAGATCGTGGCATGGGAGAGTGTGCAGCCAACCTTGGCGGGCAAGATTGCCGAACAGACATTGAGCAGCACTAAGGGAGTTCATTCGTGA
- a CDS encoding MBL fold metallo-hydrolase, whose protein sequence is MIVAGFPAGSFGTNCFVMASAPGEPCLIIDPGQDSIDGLMQIISEHKLKPAAVLITHGHLDHAWSVAPLSHDFGIPAYIHADDRYRLAELAGSTINANRESLLRMTKGALELTEPEDVRLLADNEVLDLAGIQLLVRHAPGHTEGSIVFEREADAEVPPIMFSGDLLFAGSIGRTDLDGGSMQLMQDSLQRIVLPADDDMVVLPGHGPQTTIGQEKLSNPFLQPGNQYFPARTGL, encoded by the coding sequence GTGATTGTGGCTGGCTTCCCTGCGGGTTCCTTTGGCACCAATTGCTTCGTCATGGCCTCAGCGCCAGGAGAGCCCTGCCTGATCATCGACCCCGGTCAGGACTCCATCGACGGCCTTATGCAGATCATCAGTGAGCACAAACTGAAGCCGGCGGCAGTGCTCATCACCCATGGGCATCTGGATCACGCCTGGTCGGTAGCGCCGTTGAGTCACGATTTTGGGATTCCGGCCTATATTCACGCTGACGATCGCTACCGGCTGGCCGAATTGGCGGGATCCACGATCAATGCCAACCGCGAATCCTTGCTCCGGATGACCAAGGGCGCATTGGAGCTCACTGAACCAGAAGATGTGCGCCTCCTTGCTGACAACGAGGTGCTCGACCTGGCCGGCATCCAATTGCTCGTTCGTCACGCTCCTGGCCACACAGAGGGTTCCATCGTCTTCGAACGTGAAGCCGATGCAGAGGTGCCACCCATCATGTTCAGTGGTGATCTGCTGTTCGCCGGAAGCATCGGCCGAACTGATCTTGACGGCGGAAGCATGCAATTGATGCAGGATTCGCTGCAGCGAATTGTTCTGCCAGCCGATGACGACATGGTGGTGCTGCCGGGGCACGGCCCGCAGACCACGATCGGTCAGGAGAAACTGAGCAATCCCTTCTTGCAGCCCGGGAACCAGTACTTCCCGGCGCGGACTGGTCTGTGA
- a CDS encoding peptidylprolyl isomerase, translating to MTSSNKRERELARAKYERQQARRTQRHAHRRRNQKITAVVVVVAMVLAFGGWVLFSIVVNDDTNAPVAEASPAAVASCTEATPSTASPQNFADAPKVDPSIATGTTITFATNCGDIVVQTLPKLAPATVTSEVFLANKGFYDMTPCHRLTTAGIFVLQCGDPTGSGSGGPGYTVPDENLPPKGSTVYPAGTVAMANAGSGTSGSQFFIVYEDSPLGPDYTVWGKVISGLDVVKSVATAGVNDGSGDGAPTQPVVIQQATVSTP from the coding sequence GTGACCAGTAGCAACAAACGCGAGCGTGAACTAGCCCGGGCGAAATATGAGCGCCAGCAAGCCCGAAGGACACAGCGTCATGCCCATCGTCGACGCAACCAGAAGATCACGGCCGTTGTCGTTGTCGTGGCAATGGTGCTCGCCTTCGGTGGCTGGGTGCTGTTCAGCATCGTTGTGAATGACGACACGAATGCACCAGTAGCCGAGGCTTCCCCAGCAGCAGTGGCCAGCTGCACGGAGGCGACGCCCTCCACGGCGAGCCCGCAGAACTTTGCTGATGCTCCGAAGGTTGATCCGAGCATTGCGACAGGCACGACCATCACCTTTGCCACCAATTGCGGCGACATCGTTGTGCAGACTCTTCCAAAACTCGCGCCGGCAACCGTGACTTCTGAAGTCTTTCTTGCCAACAAGGGCTTCTACGACATGACTCCCTGCCATCGCCTGACGACTGCTGGCATCTTCGTACTGCAATGCGGCGACCCAACCGGATCAGGTTCTGGGGGTCCCGGGTACACGGTTCCCGACGAGAACCTGCCCCCCAAGGGCAGCACGGTCTATCCAGCCGGGACAGTCGCCATGGCCAATGCCGGTTCAGGAACCTCCGGTTCACAGTTCTTCATCGTCTACGAGGACTCCCCTCTTGGCCCGGACTACACGGTGTGGGGCAAGGTCATTTCCGGCCTCGATGTCGTGAAATCAGTCGCCACAGCAGGGGTAAATGACGGCAGCGGCGACGGTGCTCCAACGCAACCAGTGGTGATCCAGCAGGCAACTGTGAGCACCCCCTGA
- a CDS encoding DUF349 domain-containing protein, giving the protein MTELVPGAIPTPAVLRRPKPAVEAGPPASDPSKFGRVEADGTVVLLAPEGEVVVGQWVAGPPAEGLAFFGRKYDDLIVELDLTSQRLADGRATADQSTAALTHVRAAIAAHAYVGDTAALLQKVALLEEAITAAKAAALAARAAQKTQALAVREALAVEAESLASSTAWKTTSERFASMIDDWKALPRMDRNSEQEVWKRISTARATFDKRRRAHFAEVEVQRKDATSRKRELIASAEALATSTDWVNTSRKLRDLMQEWKVAPRTSKRDEDKLWKRFKSAQDAFYEARTAAETAVEAELKINVPAKEALVVEAEALPTTDLKAAKQSLRSIQDRWDNLGDLPKPDRDRLENRLKKVEESIRQAEAKAWKKSNPEARARAESTANAFADGLAKLEAQLAAAQKAGKAADVAKLQASVDSTKALLNAASSAAQEFSS; this is encoded by the coding sequence ATGACCGAGCTTGTACCCGGCGCGATACCGACGCCAGCGGTACTGCGACGTCCAAAACCAGCCGTCGAGGCTGGGCCGCCAGCCAGCGACCCGAGCAAATTTGGTCGAGTTGAGGCCGACGGGACCGTGGTGCTCCTTGCCCCCGAGGGCGAAGTAGTGGTCGGGCAATGGGTTGCCGGACCACCCGCCGAAGGCTTGGCGTTCTTCGGACGCAAGTACGACGACCTGATCGTGGAATTGGATCTGACTTCTCAGCGGCTGGCTGATGGCCGGGCGACTGCAGATCAGTCCACCGCTGCCTTGACGCATGTGCGTGCCGCCATTGCAGCCCACGCCTATGTCGGCGATACCGCTGCCCTGCTCCAAAAGGTGGCCTTGCTGGAGGAAGCCATCACTGCTGCGAAGGCAGCTGCCTTGGCAGCGCGCGCGGCACAGAAGACACAGGCGCTTGCGGTGCGCGAGGCGCTCGCGGTTGAGGCAGAGTCGCTCGCGTCCAGCACTGCCTGGAAGACCACAAGTGAGCGCTTTGCCAGCATGATCGATGACTGGAAAGCCCTCCCCCGGATGGATCGCAATTCTGAGCAGGAAGTCTGGAAGCGCATCAGCACCGCCCGAGCGACTTTCGACAAACGCCGACGCGCTCACTTCGCTGAGGTCGAGGTGCAGCGCAAGGATGCAACCTCACGCAAGCGCGAACTCATTGCTTCTGCCGAGGCACTGGCTACCTCCACGGACTGGGTCAACACCTCGCGAAAACTTCGCGATCTGATGCAGGAGTGGAAAGTTGCTCCGCGGACGTCCAAGCGCGACGAAGACAAGCTCTGGAAGCGTTTCAAATCCGCTCAGGATGCCTTCTATGAGGCTCGTACTGCGGCTGAGACCGCTGTCGAAGCTGAATTGAAGATCAATGTGCCTGCCAAGGAAGCGCTGGTTGTTGAAGCAGAAGCGCTCCCCACTACAGACCTCAAGGCTGCCAAGCAGTCTTTGCGATCGATTCAGGATCGCTGGGACAACCTGGGTGACCTGCCCAAGCCCGATCGTGATCGCCTTGAGAACCGATTGAAGAAGGTCGAAGAATCCATTCGCCAAGCCGAGGCAAAGGCCTGGAAGAAGAGCAATCCGGAGGCCCGGGCTCGCGCCGAGTCCACTGCCAACGCCTTTGCTGATGGTCTGGCCAAACTTGAGGCGCAACTGGCCGCAGCACAGAAGGCCGGCAAGGCTGCTGATGTGGCCAAACTCCAGGCTTCGGTTGACTCAACCAAGGCGCTGCTCAATGCGGCATCATCGGCAGCTCAGGAATTCAGCAGCTAG